Genomic segment of Nocardiopsis mwathae:
ACGCCATCGCCGCCAGCACCGCCACCAGGGCCACCAGCGTCGCCCAGCTCAGGTAGGGGAACGCCCACATGCGGAAGGTCAGCCGCTCGGGCTCATCGGCGCGCAGCCGCCGCCCCATGACCAGCTGGGAGGCGACGATCGTGATGAACAGGACCAGCAGGATCGCGCCGATGGACGCGATGAGGAAGCCCAGCACCGTCTCGGGCCACAGGTAGTTGCCGATGGCCGACACATACCCCACCACCGTGCCCAGCAGGATCGCGCGCGCGGGCACACCGCGCCGGTTGACCGACGACAGCGCCCGCGGCGCGTCCCCCTGCCGGGTGAGCACGTGCAGCATCCGCGAGGAGGTGTACAGCGCGGCGTTGAGCACGCTGAGCACCGCCACGAACACCACGACCTCCATGACGAGCGGGGCCGCCGGGACCCCCACCGTCTCCATCACCGCCACGAACGGGCTCTTGCCCAGCTCGGCGTCGTTCCACGGCAGCACCATCACCACCACCAGGATGGAGGCGATGTAGAACAGCGCGATGCGCCACAGCACGTTGGTGGTGGCCCGCGCCACCCCCTGCTCGGGCTCGTCGCTCTCACCGGCGGCGATGGTCACGATCTCCACCCCGCCGAAGGAGAACAGCACCACCACCACGGCGGCGAACACCGCCACCCAGCCGTTGGGGGCGAACCCGCCGTGCACCCACAGGTTGGCCACGCTCGCCCCGTCGGCGCTGGGCCACATGCCCGCCGCATACAGCCCGCCCAGAATCAGGAACGCGACGATGGTGGCGATCTTGATCAGGGAGAACACCGACTCGGTCTCGCCGAACACCTTCACCGAGATGAGGTTGGCGCCGGTCATGACCACCAGCAGGAGCAGCGACAGCAGCCAGGCCGGCGCCTCCACCCACCGGGACAGGATCGCCGCGCCGGCCACCGCCTCGGCGGCGACCAGGACGGCATAGAGCCACCAGTACAGCCACCCGATGGAGAAGCCGACACGGGGCCCCAGGGCCATACGCGCGTAGTCGGAGAAGGACCCGGCGGCGGGCCGGGCCACTACCATCTCGCCCAGGGCGCGCAGGGTGAGCAGCACCAGCGCGCCTGCGACGGCGTAGGAGACGACGGCGGCCGGACCGGCGGCGGCGATCACGGCGCCGGAGCCGATGAACAGCCCGGCGCCCACGGAACCGCCGATGGCGATCATGGTCATGTGCCGCCGCCGCAGCGTGTGCGCGAGACGCGGCCCAGATGCCGGGGACGTGGTAGTTTCCGCCTCGATGGGCGAAGTGTCGTGCGAGGTCACGACCAGACAGACTATGTGGCACACCGCACCGCCGGCGCCCCGACCGGCCCCGACCGCCCCTACAAGCGGGGGACTGTGGGAGAGATCACCACCCGCCCGCCACCCGCCCGCCGACCGCCGGGGGAGGGGCACCCCGCACACCCGCACGGCCCGTACCACGGGAGACCCGACCGGTGCTCGCGCGTGCCATCGCTTTCCCGCGCACCCGGCCGTTGATCTCGGGGCCGTCGACCGGATTCTCGCCGGTATCCGGTCGACGTCCCCGAGATCAACGCAGGTCCGCCCCCGGCCGAGGCGCCCACCCGGCACGGAGAACGGACACACCCGGCTACGCGCCAGGTTCGGACACGTCGATCTCCCCGGCCTCACCCGGGTCCCCATGGCGGGAACTCCGCAACGGCCGCATCGCCTCATAGGCCTCGCCGTCGCTCAGCAGCCCGCTGCACACCGCCGCCCGCAACTCCTCCTTCGCGCGCAGGATGCACTGCCGGGAGCGCCCCGCCGGCCGCTCCAACCGACCCTCCCGCCACAGCGGCTTCAACGCCAAGTAGGCGTGGGCGTCGGTGAGCCGACCGTCGTCCAGCGCCGCCAGCAGTTCCTCCGTCGCGCTCATCGGCCGATCATCTCTTCGTCTCATCTCCTCGCCGCATCACAGGGGTGGACAGGCAGACGCGGAGCCGCAGCCCACAGGCCCGGGACACCGCCGCCGCACCGCACACGCGCCCACCTGCCCCTACCGCACCCGAGCGTAGGAGACACCGCCGCCCGCACGCGGCGGTTTACGGCAAATCCACCCGTCATTCACCCCCGGGACCCACCCGCCCCCCCGTTCCCTCCCCGGCGCGCGACACTCCCCCCGGCGGGGGAGGCCCCGGGACACCACCGCATGCCACGATCGAGGAGTGCCGATCATCCGCCTGCTGCTCGCCCCGCTGTGGAGCACCACCACCTACACCCGGTGGGTCTACCTCATCATCGGCGGCGCGGTCTTCCTGCCCTACCTCCTGGCACCCACCGTGCTGGCCTCCATGTTCCTCACCCCGACCACCCCCGGCCCCGGCGAAGGACTGGGCGCCCTGGCCGCAGGCGCACCCCCCGCGGTACTCCTGGTCGCCGCATCGGCATGGATCCCCGGCGCCCGCACCCTGGAAGGCCAGGTCACCCGCGCCCTGCTACGCGGCCCCATCGCCCACGAACCCATCACCGAATCGACCTCCCGGCCCACCCGCGCCCGCACCGGGGCCTGGCTGGCCCTCCACCTGGTCCTCGGCTTCGCCGCCGCACTGGCCACCATGGTCGTCCTCACCGAGTGCGCGGCCCTGGCAGCCACCCCCTTCGCCTCCCGACCCCTGGCCGTGGCCCAGGGACCACTGACCCTCTTCGGCGCCGACCCGCCCACCGGCACCCAGCGCTGGCTCGCCCCCGCCATCGGCCTCGGCTACCTCCTCGCCCTCGTCTACACCATGGCGCTGACCGGCACCGCCATGGCCCGGCTGGCGCCCCGCCTGCTGGGCCCCTCGGCCGCCGAACGGCTGGCCACCGCCCAACGGCGAGCCGACCACCTGGCCGAACGCAACCGCCTCGCCCGCGAACTGCACGACTCCATCGGCCACGCCCTGTCCGTGGTCGCCCTGCAGGCCGGCGCGGCCGCCCGCGTCCTGGACTCCGACCCCGCCTTCGCCCGCCAATCCCTGCGCGCCATCGCCGACCAGGCCCGCACCGCCACCGCCGAACTCGACCACGTCCTCGGGCTGCTGCGCGACGACCCCTCCACCGGCACCGCACCCCTGCGCGGCCTGGCCGACCTGCCCGGCCTCATCGAGGCCACCCGCGCCATCGGCGCCGACATACGCACCCGCATCGACGGCGACACCACCCACGTCCCCGCCGCCGTCTCACGCGAGACCTACCGCATCTGCCAGGAAGGCATCACCAACGCCCTGCGCCACGGCGGTAACGTCCCCATCACCCTGCACCTGACCATCGAACCCGAACGGCTGAGCGTGGAGATCACCAACCCGCACACCCCACCCGCCACCCCGACCCTGCACGCACTACGCCGCCGCGGCGGCCGCGGCCTGCACGGCATGCGCGAACGCCTGAGCATCCTCGGCGGCAACCTGGAAACCGGCCCCACCGACGGCCAATGGCGGCTGCACGCCGACATCGCCTGGGGAGACGCCCGATGACCGCGCCCCCACACCCCGACCCCACACCCATCACCGTGGCACTCATCGACGACGAGACCCTCGTCCGCGCCGGACTGCGCGCCCTCATCGACGCAGAAGCCGACCTGCGGGTCGTCGCCGAAGCCGAAGACGGCACCGGCGCGCTCGACCTGGCCCGCCGCACCCGCCCCGACATCGTGCTGATGGACGTGCGCATGCCCCGCATGGACGGCATCCAGGCCACCACCGCACTCCTCTCCGCCCTGGACACCCCACCCAAGATCATCGTCGTCACGACCTTCGAGAACGACGACTACGTCTACGGGGCGCTACGCGCCGGCGCCAGCGGCTTCCTCCTCAAACGCGCCCGCCCCGAGGACATCCTCACCGCCGTCCGGCTGGTCGCCCGCGGCGACTCCCTGCTCTTCCCGGCCGCGATCCGCTCCCTGGCCGCCACCCACGCCCACCCCGCCACACCCGCATCAGCGCAGATCCCCACACTCACCGACCGCGAGGCCGACACCCTGCGACTCATGGCCCGCGGCCTGTCCAACGCCGAGATCGCCGCCGAGCTGTACCTCGGAGTGCAGACCGTCAAGACCCACGTCTCCAACATCCTCGCCAAACTCGGCGTCCGCGACCGCACCCAGGCCGTCATCGCCGCCTACGACTCCGGCCTCATCCGCCCAGGCGCCCACCCCCCGCAGGACGGCGGCACCTGACGCCCCCTACCCGGCCCTGACGGCCCAACCGCCCCCGGCACCGGGCCGCACATCGACACACGACAGATCCCCCACCACCACATCGGCCTCCAACCGGGCCGCCGCATGCGTGGTAGCCACCGCGACCGTGCGCGCACCCGCACCGCGCGCCGCCGCCAACCCGGCCGGGGCGTCCTCGAACACCACACACCGGCCCGCCGCCACACCCAACAGCCGCGCACCCAGCGCGAAGGGCTCGGGATCGGGCTTGCCGCGCGCCACATCATCGGCCGTCACCAGCGTCGGCGCCACCAACCCCACCGCCTTCAACCGCGCCTCGGCCAGCGCACGCGTACACGACGTCACGATCGCCCACGCCCCGTCCGGAAGGACCGACAGCAGCTCACGGGTACCGGGCAGGACCCGCAACCCCCCGGCGCGGTCGATCTCCAGCTGCTCGATCCGCGCCACCGCCTCGGGCACCACAGCGGCCGGCAGCAACGCAGCGGCGATCTGGCGGGCCGGGATACCGTGGCCGGCCCTCGCCGCCAGCTCCGCAGGAGAAATCCCGTACTCCGCGGCCCACGCCGCCCAGCACTCCTCCACCACCGCCCCGGAATCCACCAGGGTCCCGTCCATGTCGAACAGCAGCGCATCCGCAGAGATCATCATCCTGCGGAGTCTAGAAACCCCCACCGCACCGGCCCACCCCGCAACGGGGTGATGCCTCCCACGCCCCCCTCACACCGACGGCGGACCCTCCACCGCCCGCCCAGAACGCACCCACACCACATCGGCGATATCGGCCACCAGCTTCGCGAAGTTCTCCGGCTGGTCCAGGCTCACCAAGTGCCCCGCCCGCGGCACGTTCAACAACCGCCCGTCCGCACACGCCTCCAAGAACCGCCGCTCATGGATCCGAAACGGATCCCGCGCCCCGTTGATCAGCCACACCGGCCCCGGGTAAGCACCCAACGCCCCCAACACATCCATCTCGGCGATCTCGTCGATCACCGCACGCGCCGCCTCCATCGCCAACCCGCCGTCCAACGCCGCCTCAGCCCCATCCGTAGGCAGCGTCAACCGGTGAAACCGCTCATTGACCGCCTCACCGTGATCCGGCAACCGGTCCAACAGCACCGCCGGAATCCGGTACACCTGCGCCAGCGCCTGCGCCGGCCGGGCCGTACACCCCACCGCCGCCAACCCCGCCACCCGCCCCGGATGCGCCGCCGCCGCGGCGATCGACACGAACCCGCCCAGGCTCAACCCCACCACCAGCGCCCGGCCGCCCACCGCGTCCACCGCCCCGGCCACCGCATCCACCGCACCACCCAGGGTGAACTCCTCACCCCGCCGCACCCCATGCCCCGGCAGATCCAACGCGACGACCCGCCGGCCCTGCGCCTCCAGCACCTCCTGCTGGGGCCGCCACATCGTCCCGGAGAACCGCAACCCATGGACAAGAACCACCGGCAACCCCATCACCGCACCCCCATCGGCCGCTCCGAGCGCCAACGCATCCCACCTCCGCACTACCGGCGATACCCGCCCCGCCGCCGCGCACCCCCGCGCCGCGGGCCCACCCCTACACCTCGTAGGACACCGTCACCGGCGCATGGTCCGACCACCGCAGCCCATGGGCCTCGGCCCGCTCCACCCGCGCCTCCTTGGCCGCACCCGCCAACCCCGGAGTCGCCACGTGGTAGTCGATCCTCCACCCGGCGTCGTTGTCGAACGCCCGCCCGCGGTACGACCACCACGAATACGGGCCCTCCACCTCCGGCAGCAGCGAACGCACCACGTCCACATACCCCGCCTCGTCGAACACCCGCGACAACCACGCCCGCTCCTCGGGCAGAAACCCCGCATTCTTCCGGTTGTTGCGCCAGTTCTTCAGATCCGCCTCACGATGCGCGATGTTCCAGTCCCCACACACCACCAACTCACGGCCCTCCGCCTCCACCTCGGCACGCCGCCGCACCAGATAGGGCAAGAACGCCGCCATGAACCGCTCCTTCTCCTCCTGACGCTCCGTCCCCACCTCACCCGAGGGCAGATACAGACTGGCCACACTCACCGGCCCCAGGTCCGCCTCCACATACCGGCCCGACCCGTCGAACTCCGCCGCACCGAACCCCACACGCACCGCCTCGGGCCGCGCACGCGAATACAGCGCCACCCCCGCACGCCCCTTGGCCGCCGCCGGCGCCAACACCACGTGCCAGCCCTCCGGCTCGATCACCTCGGCCGCCAGCTGGCCGCGCTCGGCCCGCGTCTCCTGCAGACACACCACATCGGCCCCGGTGGCCGCCAGCCACTCCACGAAGCCCTTCCGCGCCGCCGCACGCAAACCATTGACATTCACCGTCGAGATCGTCGCACCCACGCCGGCCAGCCTAACCGCCCCACCCGCTCACCCCGCCGCACCCGCCTCCGCCGACGCCCCGTCCTCGGCCAGCCGCCGCAACACCCCATAAGTCCGGTTCGACCGCGCCGCCTCCCGCTGCGCCGACGCCGTCACATCGATGTAGGACTGCGAGGAGGTGATCGACGTGTGCCCCAGCAACCGCATGATCTCGGTGACCGACGCCCCGTCCTCGGCCAGCCGCGTGGCGAACGTATGCCGCAGCGCATGCACCAGCGTCCCCCGCGCCACCCGGTCGTGCACCCCGGCATGCCTATAGCACTGCCGCACCAGGTACTGCAGCCCGCCCCGGCGCAGCGGCCGCCCACGGTTGTCCACCAGCAGCGCATCGGCGCCCCGCACCCGACCCCCGAACCGCACCTCACGCGACCGCAGGTACGCCTCCACCAGCACCTCCAGCGGCGCCTCGATCGGCAGCGACCGCGTCCGCCCGCCCTTGCCCACCACCCGGATCCGCCGCTCACCCGCACGACCGCTCAGCGCATCCACCCGCAGCCCCAGCATCTCCGCCGACCGCAACCCC
This window contains:
- a CDS encoding amino acid permease, whose product is MTMIAIGGSVGAGLFIGSGAVIAAAGPAAVVSYAVAGALVLLTLRALGEMVVARPAAGSFSDYARMALGPRVGFSIGWLYWWLYAVLVAAEAVAGAAILSRWVEAPAWLLSLLLLVVMTGANLISVKVFGETESVFSLIKIATIVAFLILGGLYAAGMWPSADGASVANLWVHGGFAPNGWVAVFAAVVVVLFSFGGVEIVTIAAGESDEPEQGVARATTNVLWRIALFYIASILVVVMVLPWNDAELGKSPFVAVMETVGVPAAPLVMEVVVFVAVLSVLNAALYTSSRMLHVLTRQGDAPRALSSVNRRGVPARAILLGTVVGYVSAIGNYLWPETVLGFLIASIGAILLVLFITIVASQLVMGRRLRADEPERLTFRMWAFPYLSWATLVALVAVLAAMAFLPEHRGPLLGSIASVAVVLVAYELRSRLGATPVSDRPLDLGRR
- a CDS encoding histidine kinase, producing MPIIRLLLAPLWSTTTYTRWVYLIIGGAVFLPYLLAPTVLASMFLTPTTPGPGEGLGALAAGAPPAVLLVAASAWIPGARTLEGQVTRALLRGPIAHEPITESTSRPTRARTGAWLALHLVLGFAAALATMVVLTECAALAATPFASRPLAVAQGPLTLFGADPPTGTQRWLAPAIGLGYLLALVYTMALTGTAMARLAPRLLGPSAAERLATAQRRADHLAERNRLARELHDSIGHALSVVALQAGAAARVLDSDPAFARQSLRAIADQARTATAELDHVLGLLRDDPSTGTAPLRGLADLPGLIEATRAIGADIRTRIDGDTTHVPAAVSRETYRICQEGITNALRHGGNVPITLHLTIEPERLSVEITNPHTPPATPTLHALRRRGGRGLHGMRERLSILGGNLETGPTDGQWRLHADIAWGDAR
- a CDS encoding response regulator, with the translated sequence MTAPPHPDPTPITVALIDDETLVRAGLRALIDAEADLRVVAEAEDGTGALDLARRTRPDIVLMDVRMPRMDGIQATTALLSALDTPPKIIVVTTFENDDYVYGALRAGASGFLLKRARPEDILTAVRLVARGDSLLFPAAIRSLAATHAHPATPASAQIPTLTDREADTLRLMARGLSNAEIAAELYLGVQTVKTHVSNILAKLGVRDRTQAVIAAYDSGLIRPGAHPPQDGGT
- a CDS encoding HAD-IA family hydrolase, which produces MMISADALLFDMDGTLVDSGAVVEECWAAWAAEYGISPAELAARAGHGIPARQIAAALLPAAVVPEAVARIEQLEIDRAGGLRVLPGTRELLSVLPDGAWAIVTSCTRALAEARLKAVGLVAPTLVTADDVARGKPDPEPFALGARLLGVAAGRCVVFEDAPAGLAAARGAGARTVAVATTHAAARLEADVVVGDLSCVDVRPGAGGGWAVRAG
- a CDS encoding alpha/beta fold hydrolase; the encoded protein is MGLPVVLVHGLRFSGTMWRPQQEVLEAQGRRVVALDLPGHGVRRGEEFTLGGAVDAVAGAVDAVGGRALVVGLSLGGFVSIAAAAAHPGRVAGLAAVGCTARPAQALAQVYRIPAVLLDRLPDHGEAVNERFHRLTLPTDGAEAALDGGLAMEAARAVIDEIAEMDVLGALGAYPGPVWLINGARDPFRIHERRFLEACADGRLLNVPRAGHLVSLDQPENFAKLVADIADVVWVRSGRAVEGPPSV
- a CDS encoding exodeoxyribonuclease III — encoded protein: MGATISTVNVNGLRAAARKGFVEWLAATGADVVCLQETRAERGQLAAEVIEPEGWHVVLAPAAAKGRAGVALYSRARPEAVRVGFGAAEFDGSGRYVEADLGPVSVASLYLPSGEVGTERQEEKERFMAAFLPYLVRRRAEVEAEGRELVVCGDWNIAHREADLKNWRNNRKNAGFLPEERAWLSRVFDEAGYVDVVRSLLPEVEGPYSWWSYRGRAFDNDAGWRIDYHVATPGLAGAAKEARVERAEAHGLRWSDHAPVTVSYEV
- a CDS encoding tyrosine-type recombinase/integrase; its protein translation is MSVAEAGARASSMRAVDAVEEYLVVRGAAKPSPHTIAAYRRDLLGVLGCVAEVGRCGRAELRVADLSGGVLRQAFAGFAAERAPSSVVRAWSTWNGFFGFLVAEGVVEGNPMPGVRRPRVKPAEPKPLMGEDTPERLLEALAAGCRRARDPWPERDLAVLALALLTGLRSAEMLGLRVDALSGRAGERRIRVVGKGGRTRSLPIEAPLEVLVEAYLRSREVRFGGRVRGADALLVDNRGRPLRRGGLQYLVRQCYRHAGVHDRVARGTLVHALRHTFATRLAEDGASVTEIMRLLGHTSITSSQSYIDVTASAQREAARSNRTYGVLRRLAEDGASAEAGAAG